The Streptomyces antibioticus genomic interval ACAAGGCGGTTGCACCGCACGTTACTTTTCACGACCTGCTGACCCTCGCTGTTGGCATCGCCCTGGCCACCGAGCACCACAAGGATCCCGAGACTCAGGCCAACCGCCTCTTCCGCCTCGCTGTGGAGGGACTCAGCCCTGAGCACTGCATCGCTGGGGTATCCGAGAACTCAGGATCTCCGGTACCGGCGACAGAAAGTCTGCCGAACGGGCGGTTGTGAGAAGTGGGATGCCTAATCGGTGACAATCAACGTACCTCGACCAGTCCTCTCCGCCGGCTCATCCGGCGTTGCCGGTGACAACTCCTGAGCCTCGGCTCAGCCCATCGACCGCCACAAGAGCCCGCTGTTCGAAACCGACCACGACCCGGTCCGGGTCGTCGACGCGCTGCGCCGCAGCCCGCACTTCGCGGTCGCGGACGCCGACCTGGCGGTGACACGGTGTGGTTCACGACCGAGGTCGGCATCAACTACACGCCGGCCTTCAAGGAGGCGGAGCCGCACCGGCGATGACTTGTTGCCCGAGCCGGTGCTCACCTAAGACCGTGTCCTACGTGGTGAGGCGGACGAGGCGCTTGTAGCAGCAGAGGGCGGCGGCGAGTCCGAGAAAGGCCAGGTAGTTACGGGGATTGCGCTCATAGCGGGGGCTGAGTCTGCGGTAGCCAGACATCCACGACATCGTCCGCTCGATCACCCACCTGCGACGCCCCAACCGTTCGCTTGACTCGATGCCTTTGCGGGCGATCCGGACTCCGATGCGCTTGCCGCGTAACCATTTACGCAGGTCCGGGCGGTCGTAGGCTTTGTCCGCGTGCAGGCGCTGGGGTTTGAAGTACCGGCCGCGATGGGGGTCGTGTCTCGTTTGGTGACCCAGCACCATGGGCTTCAGTCCCTGGCTGTCGTGGGTGTTGGCGGCCGAGACGCCGACGACCAAGGGCAGTCCGTTCGCATCCGACAGGATGTGCATCTTGGAACCCGGCTTGCCTCGGTCCACGGGGCTCGGACCTGTGTGTTCGCCCCCTTTTTAGCCCTGACATGGGCGGTGTCGAGGACGACACGGGTGACGTCGATGAGGCCGGCGTCATCGAGACGATGCAGGACGGTCTCGTGCAGGCGGCCCCAGACGCCGGCTCTGGACCAGATCAGGAACCGGCGGTGCGCGGTCGACTTCGATATCCCGAAGCAGGGCGGCAGAGCCCGCCAGGCACAACCGCTGACCAGCACGTAGATGATCGCCGCGAACAGCGTCTCATCAGGCGTGTCTTGCGTACCGCCGCCCTGCGGCCGCACCCTCGACGGAGGGATCAGCGGCTTCGCGATCTCCCACAGCCCGTCCGGAACAATCCAACTCCACGTACCCCGCCCCATACCGAGGTCAACGACGCCTCACCACGTAGGACACGGTCT includes:
- a CDS encoding IS5 family transposase (programmed frameshift), with translation MGRGTWSWIVPDGLWEIAKPLIPPSRVRPQGGGTQDTPDETLFAAIIYVLVSGCAWRALPPCFGISKSTAHRRFLIWSRAGVWGRLHETVLHRLDDAGLIDVTRVVLDTAHVRAKKGGEHTGPSPVDRGKPGSKMHILSDANGLPLVVGVSAANTHDSQGLKPMVLGHQTRHDPHRGRYFKPQRLHADKAYDRPDLRKWLRGKRIGVRIARKGIESSERLGRRRWVIERTMSWMSGYRRLSPRYERNPRNYLAFLGLAAALCCYKRLVRLTT